In Drosophila simulans strain w501 chromosome 3R, Prin_Dsim_3.1, whole genome shotgun sequence, a single window of DNA contains:
- the LOC6730228 gene encoding neutral ceramidase, whose protein sequence is MSNSKMAFLAFLAVSFLCGLASATYKVGVGRADITGPPVEINFMGYANIKQVGRGIHTRVFARAFVVEDEKGNRVAFVSADAGMMGYGLKREVIKRLQARYGNLYHNDNVAISGTHTHGAPGGFLMHLLYDISILGFVPQTFEVMAQGLYLCIKRATDNLVDGRILLSKTTVLNVNINRSPSSYLRNPAEERAQYEHDTDKTLTQLRFVDLENNLLGAFNWYAVHATSMNNTNRLVTSDNVGYAALLLEKEYNPNKMPGKGKFVGAFCSSNLGDVSPNIMGPKCSISGNECDLLTSRCPTGEGDCFASGPGKDMFESTQILGQRLADAALGLLNEQSQESTAREVTGDVRFIHQFVDMPNYNGSTYNPLSRKVDKVRGCQPAMGYSFAAGTTDGPGAFSFEQGTTTDNPMWNFVRDFIAAPTQEDIKCHEPKPILLATGRATFPYEWQPKIVSDQLLKIGDVIIAAVPCEFTTMAGRRLRNQIRAAASAVGGIDTEVIIAGLTNIYTSYTVTPEEYQAQRYEAASTIFGPHTHSIYMDVFERLTKAMMRNETVDAGPSPPYMNDVMLSLNTGVLFDGHPINTDFGYVKSQPNKEYGINETVKVTYISGNPRNNLFTEKTYFTIERKINEDRWKVAYTDASWETKMVWHRTNTILGFSEMDIYWDISPQTLPGEYRIRHSGEYKYILGGKYPYEGLTHSFTVKED, encoded by the exons ATGTCCAATAGCAAGATGGCCTTCTTGGCCTTTCTGGCCGTGAGTTTCCTGTGTGGATTGGCCAGTGCCACCTACAAAGTGGGCGTGGGCCGCGCGGATATCACAGGACCTCCAGTGGAGATCAATTTC ATGGGCTATGCCAACATCAAGCAAGTGGGTCGTGGCATCCACACCCGCGTCTTTGCCCGTGCCTTTGTGGTGGAGGACGAAAAGGGCAACCGAGTGGCCTTCGTAAGTGCAGATGCCGGAATGATGGGCTACGGATTGAAGAGGGAGGTGATAAAGCGGCTCCAGGCACGTTATGGCAACCTGTACCACAATGATAATGTGGCCATCAGTGGCACCCACACGCACGGTGCTCCTGGAGGATTCCTGATGCATCTGCTCTACGACATCTCCATTCTGGGCTTTGTGCCTCAGACCTTTGAGGTGATGGCTCAGGGACTGTATCTG tGCATCAAAAGGGCAACGGACAACCTGGTGGATGGTCGCATCTTGCTGTCCAAAACTACCGTGCTAAATGTTAACATCAATCGTTCGCCCTCATCCTACTTGAGGAATCCCGCCGAGGAGCGTGCCCAATACGAGCACGACACGGATAAGACCCTGACCCAGCTGCGATTTGTGGACCTGGAAAACAACCTCCTGGGCGCCTTTAACTGGTATGCGGTTCACGCCACCTCCATGAACAATACCAACAGACTGGTGACCAGCGACAATGTGGGTTACGCCGCCCTGCTCCTGGAAAAGGAGTACAATCCGAACAAGATGCCCGGAAAGGGCAAGTTCGTGGGTGCCTTCTGCTCATCCAACCTTGGCGATGTGTCCCCCAATATAATGGGTCCCAAGTGCTCTATCTCCGGCAATGAGTGTGATCTACTGACCTCGCGTTGTCCCACTGGCGAAGGAGATTGCTTTGCCTCCGGACCCGGCAAGGATATGTTCGAAAGCACCCAGATCTTGGGTCAACGGTTGGCGGATGCTGCCCTGGGACTGCTCAACGAACAGAGCCAGGAGTCCACGGCTCGGGAGGTCACTGGAGATGTGAGGTTCATCCACCAGTTTGTGGACATGCCCAACTACAATGGCAGCACATACAATCCGCTGAGCAGGAAGGTCGACAAGGTCAGGGGTTGTCAGCCGGCCATGGGCTATAGCTTTGCTGCCGGTACCACCGATGGACCTGGAGCCTTCAGCTTCGAGCAGGGAACCACCACGGACAACCCCATGTGGAACTTTGTGCGCGACTTCATCGCTGCTCCCACGCAGGAGGACATCAAGTGCCACGAGCCCAAGCCTATTCTACTGGCCACCGGCAGG GCCACCTTTCCCTATGAGTGGCAGCCAAAGATTGTCTCGGATCAGCTACTAAAGATCGGCGATGTGATCATAGCCGCCGTGCCCTGCGAGTTCACCACAATGGCAGGACGTCGTCTGCGAAACCAGATTCGAGCGGCTGCCTCCGCCGTCGGAGGCATCGACACCGAGGTGATCATCGCCGGACTGACCAACATATACACCAGCTACACGGTGACCCCGGAGGAGTACCAGGCGCAGCGTTACGAGGCCGCCTCCACGATCTTCGGTCCCCACACCCACTCCATTTACATGGACGTCTTCGAGCGCCTGACCAAGGCCATGATGCGGAATGAGACTGTGGATGCGGGTCCAAGTCCGCCGTACATGAATGATGTGATGCTATCGCTGAACACCGGAGTTCTCTTTGACGGACACCCCATAAACACCGACTTTGGGTACGTGAAGTCGCAGCCCAACAAGGAATACGGCATCAACGAGACTGTGAAGGTCACCTACATATCCGGAAATCCCCGCAACAACCTCTTCACCGAGAAAACCTACTTTACCATCGAGCGAAAGATCAACGAGGATCGCTGGAAGGTGGCCTATACGGATGCCAGTTGGGAGACCAA AATGGTCTGGCACCGCACCAATACGATCCTGGGCTTCAGCGAAATGGACATCTACTGGGACATCAGTCCGCAGACTCTTCCCGGGGAATATCGCATCCGGCATTCCGGGGAGTACAAGTACATCCTGGGCGGAAAGTATCCCTACGAGGGACTCACGCACTCCTTCACCGTTAAGGAGGACTAG